Proteins from a genomic interval of Nasonia vitripennis strain AsymCx chromosome 3, Nvit_psr_1.1, whole genome shotgun sequence:
- the LOC100122651 gene encoding mediator of RNA polymerase II transcription subunit 15 isoform X2, which translates to MKIATTLFLFVVVGFSIGDELGFRDSLTNLEVSRRRSVQQNSRSGLPVVHPNVLSNREDARQVFQQQQQQSLQAQRNRVGVPPFKPLPPGASRPMAQQPERQRLVVQQNSTANAVANAPRPVYTAQQQDDILKQQQRAQLESKIMQQQKLQQEMLAMQMLKQQRQQQQEAMMKQQQQMVQYPQQALQQATQTRRVQQVSSPARLPNIVAAIPPAGSIVNADKLLNKPVMAIAAPNRGVPPFVGMPASMAQLTDRISNSPTILEDSVNEVSKDDSNQLPLPSEEQASSVNQMTLMSLQPITASENMQTQTQEKRQSMPNLPSLAPIQGMETSLKALAEASNITLEALEAAIHLRQQQLLQRQQGPTTTTSTTTMAPVKKQNSNPGVTKVMNAPREYYPVGYDKNFDDNFASRVDLPDTTFYCGDQKHFPGLYADEDLGCMVFHVCALTDDGLIMKSFLCPESTLFDQTILKCNWWFYVDCKSSKSLYDSNIPISKSYQLMKALAFFSAYKSHDNSTQHARSDDESS; encoded by the exons ATGAAGATCGCCACGACGCTGTTCCTCTTCGTGGTCGTCG GTTTTTCAATCGGGGACGAGCTCGGCTTTCGAGATTCTTTGACGAATTTGGAGGTCAGCCGAAGACGCAGCGTACAGCAGAACAGCCGGAGCGGCCTTCCCGTCGTGCATCCTAATGTg cTGTCCAACCGGGAGGATGCTCGTCAGGTCttccaacagcagcagcagcaatccCTGCAAGCGCAACGCAACCGCGTGGGAGTCCCGCCCTTCAAGCCATTACCTCCAGGAGCCTCTAGACCCATGGCTCAGCAGCCGGAGCGTCAGCGTCTGGTAGTCCAGCAGAATTCGACGGCGAATGCAGTGGCGAATGCCCCTAGACCAGTCTACACAGCTCAGCAGCAGGACGACATTCTgaagcaacagcagcgggCTCAACTCGAGTCCAAGATcatgcagcagcagaagctcCAGCAGGAGATGCTGGCAATGCAGATGCTCAAACAGCAGAGGCAGCAGCAACAGGAGGCTATGAtgaagcaacagcagcagatgGTGCAGTACCCGCAGCAAGCGCTGCAGCAGGCTACTCAGACCAGGAGAGTTCAG CAAGTCTCGTCGCCAGCCCGTCTGCCCAACATCGTCGCGGCGATTCCGCCAGCCGGAAGCATCGTCAACGCGGACAAGCTCCTGAACAAGCCGGTGATGGCCATCGCAGCTCCCAACAGAGGTGTGCCGCCTTTCGTTGGTATGCCGGCGTCGATGGCCCAGCTCACCGATAGGATCAGCAACAGTCCCACCATACTCGAGGATTCCGTTAACGAGGTTTCCAAAGACGACTCCAACCAG TTACCACTTCCGAGCGAGGAGCAAGCCTCGTCGGTGAACCAAATGACGCTGATGAGTCTGCAACCGATCACGGCATCGGAGAACATGCAGACGCAGACTCAGGAAAAACGCCAGTCTATGCCCAACCTGCCGTCCCTGGCGCCGATCCAAGGTATGGAGACGTCGCTGAAAGCTCTCGCCGAAGCCAGCAACATCACCCTCGAGGCTCTCGAGGCTGCCATACACCTCAGGCAGCAACAGTTGCTGCAGAGGCAACAGGGACCCACTACTACCACGAGCACCACCACGATGGCACCTGTGAAAAA ACAAAACAGCAATCCGGGGGTCACGAAGGTGATGAACGCGCCGCGCGAGTACTATCCCGTCGGCTACGACAAAAACTTCGACGACAACTTCGCCAGTCGAGTGGATCTACCTGACACCACCTTCTACTGCGGTGACCAGAAGCACTTTCCCGGCCTCTACGCCGACGAGGATCTCGGTTGCATG GTCTTCCACGTCTGCGCTCTGACGGACGACGGTCTGATAATGAAGAGTTTCCTGTGCCCGGAATCGACCCTCTTCGACCAGACGATCCTCAAGTGCAACTGGTGGTTCTACGTCGACTGCAAGTCCTCCAAGAGCCTCTACGACAGCAACATACCCATCAGCAAGAGCTACCAGCTCATGAAAGCTCTGGCCTTCTTCTCCGCCTACAAGAGCCACGACAACTCCACGCAGCATGCTCGATCAGACGACGAGTCGTCCTAG
- the LOC100122651 gene encoding mediator of RNA polymerase II transcription subunit 15 isoform X1 produces the protein MKIATTLFLFVVVGCTWREALGTCVLESDFGFTLNCAFKKSGLFRVRNLGGVKGYVGLGFSIGDELGFRDSLTNLEVSRRRSVQQNSRSGLPVVHPNVLSNREDARQVFQQQQQQSLQAQRNRVGVPPFKPLPPGASRPMAQQPERQRLVVQQNSTANAVANAPRPVYTAQQQDDILKQQQRAQLESKIMQQQKLQQEMLAMQMLKQQRQQQQEAMMKQQQQMVQYPQQALQQATQTRRVQQVSSPARLPNIVAAIPPAGSIVNADKLLNKPVMAIAAPNRGVPPFVGMPASMAQLTDRISNSPTILEDSVNEVSKDDSNQLPLPSEEQASSVNQMTLMSLQPITASENMQTQTQEKRQSMPNLPSLAPIQGMETSLKALAEASNITLEALEAAIHLRQQQLLQRQQGPTTTTSTTTMAPVKKQNSNPGVTKVMNAPREYYPVGYDKNFDDNFASRVDLPDTTFYCGDQKHFPGLYADEDLGCMVFHVCALTDDGLIMKSFLCPESTLFDQTILKCNWWFYVDCKSSKSLYDSNIPISKSYQLMKALAFFSAYKSHDNSTQHARSDDESS, from the exons ATGAAGATCGCCACGACGCTGTTCCTCTTCGTGGTCGTCG GGTGCACGTGGCGAGAGGCACTGGGCACGTGCGTTTTGGAATCGGACTTTGGTTTCACGTTAAACTGCGCCTTCAAAAAATCGGGCCTCTTTCGGGTCCGTAATCTCGGAGGCGTCAAGGGCTACGTTGGTCTCG GTTTTTCAATCGGGGACGAGCTCGGCTTTCGAGATTCTTTGACGAATTTGGAGGTCAGCCGAAGACGCAGCGTACAGCAGAACAGCCGGAGCGGCCTTCCCGTCGTGCATCCTAATGTg cTGTCCAACCGGGAGGATGCTCGTCAGGTCttccaacagcagcagcagcaatccCTGCAAGCGCAACGCAACCGCGTGGGAGTCCCGCCCTTCAAGCCATTACCTCCAGGAGCCTCTAGACCCATGGCTCAGCAGCCGGAGCGTCAGCGTCTGGTAGTCCAGCAGAATTCGACGGCGAATGCAGTGGCGAATGCCCCTAGACCAGTCTACACAGCTCAGCAGCAGGACGACATTCTgaagcaacagcagcgggCTCAACTCGAGTCCAAGATcatgcagcagcagaagctcCAGCAGGAGATGCTGGCAATGCAGATGCTCAAACAGCAGAGGCAGCAGCAACAGGAGGCTATGAtgaagcaacagcagcagatgGTGCAGTACCCGCAGCAAGCGCTGCAGCAGGCTACTCAGACCAGGAGAGTTCAG CAAGTCTCGTCGCCAGCCCGTCTGCCCAACATCGTCGCGGCGATTCCGCCAGCCGGAAGCATCGTCAACGCGGACAAGCTCCTGAACAAGCCGGTGATGGCCATCGCAGCTCCCAACAGAGGTGTGCCGCCTTTCGTTGGTATGCCGGCGTCGATGGCCCAGCTCACCGATAGGATCAGCAACAGTCCCACCATACTCGAGGATTCCGTTAACGAGGTTTCCAAAGACGACTCCAACCAG TTACCACTTCCGAGCGAGGAGCAAGCCTCGTCGGTGAACCAAATGACGCTGATGAGTCTGCAACCGATCACGGCATCGGAGAACATGCAGACGCAGACTCAGGAAAAACGCCAGTCTATGCCCAACCTGCCGTCCCTGGCGCCGATCCAAGGTATGGAGACGTCGCTGAAAGCTCTCGCCGAAGCCAGCAACATCACCCTCGAGGCTCTCGAGGCTGCCATACACCTCAGGCAGCAACAGTTGCTGCAGAGGCAACAGGGACCCACTACTACCACGAGCACCACCACGATGGCACCTGTGAAAAA ACAAAACAGCAATCCGGGGGTCACGAAGGTGATGAACGCGCCGCGCGAGTACTATCCCGTCGGCTACGACAAAAACTTCGACGACAACTTCGCCAGTCGAGTGGATCTACCTGACACCACCTTCTACTGCGGTGACCAGAAGCACTTTCCCGGCCTCTACGCCGACGAGGATCTCGGTTGCATG GTCTTCCACGTCTGCGCTCTGACGGACGACGGTCTGATAATGAAGAGTTTCCTGTGCCCGGAATCGACCCTCTTCGACCAGACGATCCTCAAGTGCAACTGGTGGTTCTACGTCGACTGCAAGTCCTCCAAGAGCCTCTACGACAGCAACATACCCATCAGCAAGAGCTACCAGCTCATGAAAGCTCTGGCCTTCTTCTCCGCCTACAAGAGCCACGACAACTCCACGCAGCATGCTCGATCAGACGACGAGTCGTCCTAG
- the LOC100122664 gene encoding gamma-taxilin, which translates to MENNETESIKIESVVDPKKEIEVKAEKVAVSNKERRNGKEEKPRSKKDDKTIEQILKGLGTLETPEEKLSALCKKYLEVIDENRKLQATLKQTEKKVLMIQREKEQFQSEKSKAVLTRSRLESLCRELQRQNKAVKEESLLKIREEEEKRKEVSAKFQSTLAEITALMAETNEKNVKLHEDNIEIHKKFKSVFDEMDIREQHFEGMHQMMKHELQMAEAKLAKITLEMTEEKETLLKEKNQLLLKLTEYQAKIKELQTVESNLRSQVNMYTDKYEEFQSALTKSNEVFGGFNEEMEKMSKKILKLEKETGIWKSRWEKSHNALLEMAADKQTRDGEIATLNRKCSLLQELCKAFQQERATLLAQLKEKSTNNNEENKTEDNQMLIESVKNAAEALTVNGTSIIDDINAKLQERTKETKTETTCPTADKTESSREVSNSKAKEIPNKEETENISTKTVNSKDDKRLEANVPVKTEETKSTINSPSTDVKSESSTECNKNEKNSSQVPVETKVVSETATVTLNTEQLPESKREEVVDSVVSNTPDIIKCVSESQVSDKKENQLQESVISEIEDAPKLENHAENAEKVVPNGEVDSQPVANKKHKDGKKKRSKN; encoded by the exons ATGGAGAACAACGAGACGGAAAGCATAAAAATTGAGTCGGTCGTCGACCCGAAAAAGGAGATCGAA GTGAAAGCAGAAAAGGTCGCTGTGTCTAACAAGGAGAGGCGAAATGGCAAGGAAGAGAAGCCGAGGTCCAAGAAGGACGACAAGACCATAGAGCAAATCCTGAAGGGTCTAGGTACCTTGGAAACACCGGAGGAGAAGCTGTCCGCTCTGTGTAAGAAGTACCTGGAGGTCATAGATGAGAATCGCAAGTTACAAGCGACTCTCAAACAGACTGAGAAGAAAGTACTGATGATTCAGAGAGAGAAGGAACAGTTTCAGTCAGAGAAGAGCAAAGCTGTTCTCACCCGGAGTAGACTTGAGAGTCTATGCCGGGAACTGCAGAGGCAGAACAAAGCTGTGAAGGAGGAAAGTCTGTTGAAGATaagggaggaggaggaaaaaaggaaggaagTTTCTGCCAAGTTTCAGAGTACATTGGCAGAAATCACTGCTCTGATGGCTGAAACCAATGAAAAGAATGTCAAGTTGCACGAGGACAACATTGAGATTCACAAGAAATTCAAGTCAGTATTCGATGAAATGGATATCAGGGAACAGCATTTCGAGGGTATGCACCAGATGATGAAGCACGAGCTTCAGATGGCAGAGGCCAAACTGGCCAAGATCACTTTGGAAATGACGGAAGAGAAGGAAACCCTTTTGAAAGAGAAGAATCAACTTTTACTT AAACTGACAGAGTACCAAGCCAAAATTAAGGAGCTTCAAACTGTTGAAAGTAACTTGAGGAGCCAGGTGAATATGTACACTGATAAATACGAGGAATTCCAATCTGCCTTGACAAAGAGTAATGAAGTTTTTGGAGGATTCAACGAGGAGATGGAAAAG atgtccaagaaaattttaaagttgGAAAAAGAAACAGGTATATGGAAATCACGCTGGGAAAAGAGCCACAATGCCTTATTGGAAATGGCAGCTGATAAGCAAACGAGGGACGGTGAAATCGCCACACTGAACCGAAAGTGTTCACTTTTGCAAGAGCTATGTAAAGCTTTCCAGCAAGAAAGAGCAACGCTTTTAGCACagctgaaagaaaaatctacCAACAACAATGAAGAAAACAAAACCGAAGACAATCAGATGCTTATTGAAAGCGTCAAAAATGCTGCAGAAGCTTTAACGGTTAATGGAACGTCGATTATTGACGACATAAATGCCAAACTCCAAGAACGAACCAAAGAAACAAAGACTGAAACTACTTGCCCTACCGCAGACAAGACGGAATCAAGTAGGGAAGTTTCAAATTCAAAGGCAAAAGAAATTCCAAATAAGGAAGAAACCGAAAATATCAGTACCAAGACTGTAAATAGCAAAGATGACAAAAGACTTGAAGCGAATGTACCTGTAAAAACAGAAGAAACTAAATCTACAATCAATAGCCCTTCTACGGATGTAAAATCTGAAAGTTCCACGgaatgtaataaaaatgagaaaaactCCTCGCAAGTGCCTGTTGAAACAAAAGTGGTATCCGAAACCGCGACTGTTACATTAAATACAGAACAATTACCAGAATCAAAAAGAGAGGAAGTAGTTGATTCGGTAGTTTCGAATACTCCAGACATAATTAAGTGTGTCAGCGAATCACAAGTCAGTGATAAGAAGGAAAATCAACTGCAGGAATCAGTGATTTCCGAAATCGAAGATGCACCTAAACTGGAAAATCATGCTGAAAATGCAGAGAAAGTAGTACCTAATGGAGAGGTCGATTCTCAGCCAGTGGCAAATAAGAAGCACAAG GACgggaagaaaaagagaagcaAAAACTAA
- the LOC103315668 gene encoding uncharacterized protein LOC103315668, giving the protein MKVCALAIIVAICTIRTAYADWREDLKQKHVDRLVKYVDGMEDLLQSSAATKSTPAAWKCYKAASEKFSELINRHSVDVDRCVAPHAEQAEATKCCDKLKRSMIKEASIVSSTASECIDNSS; this is encoded by the exons atGAAGGTCTGCGCTCTTGCAATCATTGTTGCGATTTGCACTATACGA ACTGCCTATGCAGACTGGCGAGAAGACTTAAAACAAAAGCACGTCGACCGCCTCGTCAAGTACGTCGATGGCATGGAAGATCTCCTTCAA TCCAGCGCAGCAACGAAAAGCACACCAGCCGCTTGGAAGTGCTACAAAGCTGCCAGCGAAAAATTCAGCgaactcatcaatcgtcacAGTGTGGACGTCGACCGGTGCGTGGCTCCACACGCTGAACAAGCTGAAGCTACTAAATGCTGTGATAAGCTCAAGAGAAGCATGATTAAAGAGGCATCGATCGTTAGCAGTACTGCATCGGAATGCATCGACAATTCGTCGTAG